A section of the Verrucomicrobium sp. GAS474 genome encodes:
- a CDS encoding MBOAT family O-acyltransferase, which produces MVYTEVFFVLLFLALWLGTMLLRPWPALKEWLLIGFSLFVIATWGYYDLILFLIILLVNFGGAIALSKSSRSASKKWLGALIGFDLLVLALFKYADFFSDNLGSISGLTFPKFPLGIPLAISFYTFHLISYLVDLQAGRVKLASFREYLFYLSFFPHVIAGPIVRAWQLMPQIGKIRRIRGNLAMGLHYMVIGFFLKAVAANNIAQGIDPIWEGISPLSTVDYWLLPFLYYCQIYGDFAGYSLMALGMARLLGYRLPPNFRAPMLAGTLREFWQRWHITLSRWLRDYLYIPLGGNRTSKIRSALNVLITMILGGLWHGAGWGFIIWGFLHGIGLAAERLAGRWSWGLLAWKIPGGFSLAWTRLRTADASSGRSHESLMIFPGWIVAQIWILIAWIFFRCPDLSTSFHFLKGMVHYSGHHWYLVHLNIAFPLLASLPVLAHQFAPSFLRLVPRRHLGLSLGVLTGLVLLLNIVIVSPAKTFIYFRF; this is translated from the coding sequence ATGGTTTACACCGAGGTCTTTTTTGTCCTTCTTTTTCTCGCGCTCTGGCTCGGGACCATGTTGCTGCGTCCTTGGCCGGCCCTCAAAGAATGGCTCCTGATCGGATTCAGCCTCTTTGTCATCGCTACATGGGGTTATTACGATCTGATCCTTTTCCTGATCATTCTTTTGGTCAACTTCGGCGGCGCTATTGCTTTGTCCAAATCAAGCCGGAGCGCCTCCAAAAAGTGGTTGGGAGCTCTGATCGGCTTCGATCTCCTGGTTCTGGCACTATTCAAATATGCTGATTTTTTCAGCGATAACCTTGGAAGCATTTCGGGGCTGACCTTTCCTAAATTTCCGTTGGGAATTCCGCTCGCGATCTCCTTCTATACCTTCCATCTCATCAGCTACCTGGTCGATCTTCAGGCCGGGCGGGTGAAGCTGGCCTCCTTTCGGGAATACCTTTTCTACCTCAGCTTTTTCCCCCATGTCATCGCGGGGCCCATCGTGCGGGCATGGCAGCTGATGCCCCAGATCGGGAAGATCCGCCGCATCCGGGGCAATCTGGCGATGGGCCTCCATTATATGGTGATCGGGTTTTTCCTTAAGGCCGTTGCCGCCAACAATATCGCGCAGGGGATCGATCCTATCTGGGAAGGAATCTCGCCCCTGTCGACCGTCGATTACTGGCTCCTTCCTTTTCTTTATTACTGCCAGATCTACGGGGATTTCGCCGGATACTCCCTGATGGCGCTTGGCATGGCTCGCCTGCTGGGTTATCGCCTGCCCCCCAACTTCCGGGCGCCGATGCTGGCTGGAACCCTTCGGGAGTTCTGGCAGCGGTGGCACATCACCTTGTCCCGATGGCTGCGGGATTATCTCTATATTCCCTTGGGCGGCAATCGCACCTCTAAAATACGCAGCGCCTTAAACGTCCTGATCACCATGATATTGGGAGGATTGTGGCATGGAGCGGGATGGGGCTTTATTATCTGGGGTTTTCTGCACGGAATAGGATTGGCGGCGGAACGCCTTGCAGGGCGCTGGAGCTGGGGATTGCTGGCCTGGAAAATTCCAGGAGGATTCAGCCTCGCTTGGACGCGCCTTCGGACTGCTGATGCAAGTTCGGGCCGATCGCACGAGAGCTTGATGATCTTCCCCGGATGGATCGTCGCCCAGATATGGATTCTGATCGCCTGGATTTTCTTCCGGTGCCCCGATCTTTCAACCTCATTTCATTTCCTCAAAGGCATGGTCCATTATTCCGGCCACCATTGGTACTTGGTGCACTTGAACATCGCGTTCCCCTTATTGGCTTCGCTGCCGGTCCTGGCACATCAGTTC